The DNA window ACTAAATCGCCCAGCTAGCAGAATGAATGCGACAGTGGCGATGGATCGGTCAAACAGACACAATGTACctcgaaaaaaaatacaaaaaatactAGTCAAAAATACTGGAAACGAATTCGCGAGGATACGGAGCTTGTAGGCGCGCTTGGTGTTGGTCGTCATGGCAGGCAGGTCGTCTCCGAACACCGCGCCTCGGGCTCCAATCTCATCTCCAgatcacgccgccgccacggcgccaccCCCCTCCCCCGTCCCCCCTCCCCTACCCCCCGgatctcgcgccgccgccctcccccgggcCAGCTCCACCACACACGCCCCCGCCCTCAGTCCCTCCCACCCCTGTGCGaacccggcgccgcctcctccgccgccgccaccgcccccgtGGGACCAAAccaccctcctctctcccgccgccgccgcctccccggaGATGCGGCGAGAGGAGGGCAGGTGGAGCAAATGCGGTGGCGATTTGGGGTTTGGTGCGcgcgggcgaggtggtggtggaggcggaggcggaggcggaggcggaggggggaATGGAGCTGTCTGGTTGGGGCcgggtggtggaggaggaagacgcaGCTCTCCTCCGCTtcgaaaattttgaattaacaAAGGGTTGGGGTTGGAGGCGATACCGGATTAAAAATGGAGCGCCAGTGTTGGGGGAAATGCAAGCCCAGATGGATCTTGTCCACTTCTCGGTTGGTTCGCgaacaaaagttttaaaatctcAGTTTTAAATCCATACAGTTTGATGGTTTCACGGATTCACGCACCACCAGCAGCTGCGTTTTTTTGAAAGGGTGAATTTGAGTTTTTGAATTTGTCTGGGTTTCTTtgtgttttgtagtagtgggtTTTTAAAAGTGGTTGAGTAGTATGTGCCATCGAGCTCAACAACCGAATGAATGATTAAACTAGTTAACACTACCGGCGTGTACAATTGGGACGGCAAATGGTCATACCGTTTGTTTAACGTTTTATGGGGAGAAAAATATCTTGCACTTGTTGGACACAACATGGTTACTAGGAGTGCACGTTTGCTTGTTGCATATCCAACACTCCATTTATGTTCGTGGTTGTTACGCTTAATTTGTTGTTTAAGCCTTCAAGGTAAGATTTAGTTTATCTGTGGCTTGAATATAACTAAATgcaggggtttttttttatataatcgcattgtaattttGCGTAGACATATAATAGCACATTCAAATTAGCTCACTAGTAGATTTCCTCGCAGAATGAATGTGTATAAAAACGAATACGTACAGCAGGACAAACGAAACAGTGTGACACTTGAAAAAAGAGACTCCATTAGTGTGCATGGTGCGCTCGTATTTTAATAGGGCGGGGCCGTGGCAGCTTGGTGAGTTCATGATTAGCAGTGGTTAAGTTGGCTAATCGCAGAGGAAAAAAATCGTAGTATTATAATCAAGTAGAGCGATCCCATCCCTTATAACATTGTCCGCCCAGTAGTTTTCTCCTTTTCCTGACGTATGCGTAGTGTTAGATAAAGAATCACCTAATTAAGCCTCtgaaaatataattttgctatctacattttttttgtcattttcaAAGTATGGGAGAACCGTACAAAGTACTACTACAAACGTATACATACGACGAGTACCCTGTATTTTCGGGGGACCTGTGCGTTGAGACGGGCCCATCAGTTCGGAATTTGAGAGTCGAGATTACTTGGGTGTACTAGTACGGTTGGGTCGTCCAAATCAACGAAAAGCACGTGGCCTCCAGCCTCCTTGCGGGTCCCACCACCAAGGGATCCTTTTGACGTGGCCGCGACCTCCTCTCTGTATCGTTTTCCGCTGTGTGTGCCGCACCCATACATACGGGCATACTACCTCCTGCCACAATATGGGCTCCATACATGTACCCACGTATAGCTCTACATACTAATAACATACATGTACCCCGTAGCTGTTCGTGTATCAGGGGAATGGATACATGCCACGTGAGCATTAAATCTCTTGTAAGAAATACTATGTATGCAAATTCGGAATCTCACTATTAGAAGTTACTACTAATATTCCCACTATgcagttgtttttttaaaacaaaaaaaatacaaaccaaGAAGCCGGCGAGTTAGGTTTCTTATGGTGAAATTTGTTTAAATGGATTTAAGCACTCGACTTTGTACGACTATTTATATTTAcggttagttatttttttaagtgatgTTTGACATATTAGTTGATAGCGAGACGCTTGTATGAATATGAGCATACGCGCTTTACCgtgttttggaaaaaaaaagtgaaaaatataTGCCGTCGAAAGAGTGTTTGGTGATCGAAGCCTGTCATCCACTACTCTAGCACAACGCACGGACAAAGCGTCCTTGTCCTGTAAACTGTGTCTAAGCGAAGAGTTTTCAGACAGCTCTGCCTCCGCTGCTGCTGTATAGATGAGCGAAGTTAACCGGCAGCAGGACCAACGGCCTCAACCGACAGGTATACAACTTCCCAGCTTCAGCAACACCACCACGGCCGGTGAAACCGAAACACTAGCTAGTAATCCTGATCCGGACCTAATTTAAAGGCAGAAAAAATATCTTAGCAGCAAATGGAAGAGTTAATTGAGCTTTGCAACTGAAAAGCTAGTAGAACAGTAATGGGGTTAGGGGAAGGCACGCAGAGGAGACGTCCCGGAGATCATTGTAGGGGACCAATAATGCACAAAGCGTAATACAATTATGCCACCATCATCCTGGCCTCTCCTTCACAGATGATGGATGGAGCTGCGTGATGTCGCGCCTGGCCACAtgcccggcgacgacgaccgatGATTGTCGTGTGCGTGACCCATGTGGAGGACCTCGCTACCCCCAATCTCTCTTCAGCCTTTCATCACCAAATTAGGCTATTAGAATCCGGAATAAGCTTAGTTAATTATTGATTAGGTAGCTAGCTTAATCCACCATCTGGAGTAGTATTATTACAAGTAGTAGGAGTAGACGAGTAGTACGAATTGTGGGATTGGTTTGATGAGCATATGTCGTCGTCGAGGCTGGAGGCTGGACGTTACGGTCGTTGAAAGGTAAAGGGCAGTTGGTGTGCAGGCAAGTACTGGAGAGGTTGCAGTCAGCATTGGAGCTAAAACGAGTAGTAGGAGCAGAGGAACTGAGCAAATTTTCAGCTTAGCTATAGGGTGGCAAGTGTCGGTGCAGGGTACTTGCGGATAGCTGATTTTCAGCAGTAAACGCGAGGATCGCAACACGCGACCGACCGACCCCGGCCGGCGTTTCAGTACAGGCAGCCGAGCGAGAGGCAAGGCACAAGACGGACAGGGAtagctgctgcttctgcttctgctgctaCTGCACATCGGATTCCTTCAATTGAGACGCATCAACCACCTGGTGGTGGTGTTGTGCACCGCGCCGCACGAGCAACGCGACGTGGGATTCTATAGCCCCCCGCGTTGTGCTCGGGCGTGGCTTGGCGCGGCGTTGTTGTTACGGGGGATTGGATTGGATCGCTCAACTGCAGCCGCGAGCGCGGACGGACGCGGCCGGGAAAATCCAACGGGAGATCGCGCGGTCCCCGTTTCATGGGATCCCGCGCGTGGAGTTCGTAAATTCTTCTCGCCCGCTCCGCCTGGCCGCCGTGCGATTTATGGTGCGGCGCCCAAACGCGCCCGAGCAGACGCGTCCGGCCGCGGTGGGGTACGATACGACGCGACGCGATGCCCACACGGGAGCGCCGTTGCTGCGGCTACGAGGCTGCAGGAAACAGCAAATGAAGCAGGGGCTCGGCTAGCCCTTCACAGTTTATAAACATCTTAACAAGTGCATTATATTCGAGTTGACACAATTGAACGGACCTCCAAGTTAGCGTTAAGTTAGTTACGATGAAGTTTGTTACTGTTTCATGACCGGGCCCTttggagggcgacggcggcggcgctggctgGCGGACGGCGGTGGATCCGGAGGCGGCGACTGCAGCAGAtagggggaagagggggagtGAGGTTACGATGAAGTTTGTTACTGTTTCATGACCGGGCCCTTTTCACCTCGACGTGAATAACCAGCACGTTTTCTACTCCGTATTACTGATTATAACGTACTGATCTACCACATACAACTTGTATACATGTTATGTTTGATTAAACCACTGGAACTAAGCCTGCTCTCGTACTCGGCTCACAATGCCAACCGCGATGGTGTTTCCCTGAGATCGTAGGAACACTCGGCCTAGCGCTTTCAGGTTTGAGAATTCTTCCACGCATACCTCTTTCTCCAGCTTCACCTGAAAGAAAACACCAAGCGTTACAGAGACAACAAACATGATATCAGCAACAAAACTACCCCATCCATCTGCTGTAAGCTTACCTCGATTACAGCAGTCTGTCTCGAGGTGAGAAATCGAGGTATCTTCTTTGAGGCTTTGCCGGTCTTCTGCTCCAGCAATGACAGTATTTTCACCATGCTTGCAGACACCTTCGCATGATGGATGTGGAGCTCAAACTAGAAACATGGGTAGCGACCATGTAAGGTGTCGATATTAGGCCTGAAGttctctttaaaaaataaatgaagcatGAACAGTTGAAGAGATATGCTCCCCTCTTTTGCTTACCTGCAAGCCAACCAGTATTGGTACAGTGATATCTAGGACCAAAATTTTTAGCTCCAAGCAAGAAGCCACGGACACAGGGTAATCTGGATGGCATATGACTCCGCCAGGCATGACATGACTAGGGTCAATCCCTTGCAAACCAATAGCGACATTGTCCCCAGCTCTTGCTAAATTGCAACTAGAGGAATTCCGCTCAATAGTTTTCACCACAGCTAACTCCCCAAAAGGCATGACGAGGATCTGAAACAAGAGTACCGTGAAATCAGGAAACTGCTTGAACATCTTACAGGCAAAAGCATAGTTATTTAATCATTGAGCACAACATTATTTAGACGGAAAAGTGGTAGGACAACGAAAACAGTGCAAAAGATATAGTTAGAACACAACAAGTGATGTTCAACCATACATAAATATCTCGCACTAAGGCAATataagaaacaaagacaaatgTATTGTAGTATGTGCTTAGAATAACAGCAGGGTGATACCTTAGAACCACTTCGGGTTGCTCCAACCTCTACTTTACCACCAATTGCAACTTGCCCCAGCTTATGTGACGAAAAGACATCACAAATTGGAAGGCGCAGTGGCTTTGAAACATCACGAGAAGGAGGCGGTAATGTGTCAATGGCTTTCAACAGGCAATTTCCATCATACCTGACACCATGCATCAATTACGTTggcaaacaaccaccaggttttaaGGTCAAGGGATATGCAGGTTTACCATAGGGAATATCTATTACCATGATGATAGTCGAGTATCTGAAGCTGTTGTCATTAAGTTCTCATTCTCCATTGCACTAATTGGAACCCAGGCAACTGCTGAGTCTTTGTAACCGCATGACCGCAGAAAAGCACCAAGCTGTGATTTGATAAAATTAAATCGCTCTTTTGAATATTCCACCGAGTCCATCTTGTTAACAACAACTATCAAGTTATCCACGCCAAAGCTTCTAACAAGCTGCGAGTGCTCCTTTGTCTGTCCAATCCCATTGATGCCCATACCTGCTTCAAATGATCCTATAGAAGCGTCAATAACTAGGATAGCTGCATCAGATTGTGTTGCTCCAGATATCATATTAGGAACAAAATCTTTGTGGCCAGGGGAGTCCAGCAAAACAACATGGTAATTTTTGGTGTCAAAGTATGCAACACCGACAGTCATTGTAATGCCACGCTCCCTTTCATCAGCACTCTCATCCATTGCCCAAGCATATGCAAATGATCCTTTCCCCTGGAAGAAGAAACGTTATATATGAACAGCTCCCAAGATGCATAAAAGGCACATACTGAGATAACATCAATCATTAAAATAAGAGAACCTTTTCTTTAGCTTCCTTCTCATATTTATGCATTTGCTTTTTTGAAATCCTCCCCAGGGCATGTAACAAACGACCACATAGAGTTGATTTCCCAGAATCGACATGGCCAACCTAGCATGTTTCTGGTTTGAGTTATTCATAAAGATAGGCAGATAGAAGGCAAACAAGTAATAAGCAAAATGATGGATATATCAAATATATCgtgtatatatagatatgtaGTTGCTTACAATAGCAAGATTTAATTGTCTAGGGATGCCTTCATCTTCATGCTGGAGCATCCATGGTTCTGGCTTGTACAGGGATGAAGAAACTGGCTTTTTAATATTGGCTTTACTTTTTTGTGACTTCCTCTCCAAACTCAAATGCTGTAGCTCATGGTCCAAGCAAAGTGTTTCATTTTGACTACCAACAGAAACACTCTCACTACTTTCACCGAATTCATTCGACTTTACAGGCAAATTTGAGTCTGCAGTTGTATCCTTCTCAGGTGTAGAACTATCATTATCCATCACCCTCTTTTCAGTGACATGGGGAGCATCTGTGTCAACTGATGTGAATCAAGTTACTATGGAACTATAGCACGCACTGCACAACCAAAATTATTCAAGTGTGGAAAAGAAACTTTGTTTAGAAAACTATCTTAGCATAACCTTTCATTGGTACCAaccacataaattttgaaaataacaaTATCTATAACAAGGAACAGTTCAAATGTTCAAGTGTGTTGGCACACAGTAGTTCTCTATCTGACCAGACTAACTCATTCAGCATAAACTCTAATCAAACTAATTAACTGAAAAGGTTCCACAAAGACTCGCgcatagaaaagaaaataaaggtttcacatatagatgttaatgttAAGTTGTTAAGATGCATCCTTTTCACTAGTCTGAGTTAGTCTAACTACATGGGAGTGGGGGAATGCAGAGATAATACCTTTTCTAAAACTTCTCGACGATTTTAGTCCTGTAGCGACCACGTCATCCGGAGATGGTGTATCAAACTTGAAAGGCACTGTGAACATGAAGATATGCAGTCATATTACAGATTTCTCCATCAGGAAGtctaataaataaatgaaacataAGTTCAACATATGGATCTCCCATTGGAAAAACACGGGTCAACTGAATGCTTACCCTAATTCAGGGGAAGAACTGAACATTCATAAGTAGGTTAAAATTTACACTGACTATCTTCATATTTCAAAGTTCAGGTAAACCAAATTATATAAAACCCTGTAAACTCCCAAGACCTGTAAGCTACCTCCCACATATGTGCTTCAGTTTGTTTGTTTGCAGAAGGACCATGGCAGGCTAGCTAAGCTTATAGTTCAGACAGTCACTTGGTTTTGAAACAGGAAAATTTTACACCCAAAATGGTAGTCACACCAGATGCACAATGAGGCAATTGAGAGTTAAGCTATGCAAATGACTAGCATATATAGAATCATACAACATTAAATATCTGGTTTATATATAGCAGCAAGTACATATAACTACAAGAATTTGGATAATGCCATAAATTAAACAAATCAAATTACCAAAAGCGCTTGATGTACAAATGCAGTGTACCTATGTTAATGTGGCGTTCTTTACGGGTCATGTATGTCTTATGCAGCGCATCCAACGTAGCTCGTGTACTTCCTGTTGCATTTCTGCTAGCTTTAAAGCCACCAGAAAGAACAACGTCTTTTGACTTGGCACTGGATGGTGAGAAAAGAGTTCTTGCCAGTACAGATACCGCATAATGCTTGTCTCTCCGTTTAGCTGGATGtcatgatagaaaaataaataaattaacaggctagaaaacataaatatatCTAATCAAAGCCATAAGTCAACAGTGCAACAAAAAACTAACCATACCAGGGAATGGAACAACAAGGAATACACTATACCTCTGCCATCAACTTCAAGGGCATTATTGAAATACAGCGAGAAATATCGAAGAACACCGCATTGCtcacatgatattttttttgcatcatTTCCGTGTTCGCAAATGGTGCATTGCCAAATGCCAGGATTTCTTGATGGCTCCTGAGGATCAGACCGGTTATCTAATTCAGGAATAAACTAGAGAGGAGTTAGTACCAAGCAAACCCTATCTAGATGTTTTCATGAAATACTTGtgattctgagaaaaaaaaaagtgagcacCAAGTAAATTCCGTAAATCCAAACACCCATCAATGAAGGCAAAGGTAGCAAAAGCACTCTAGTAGTAACTCACCATCTCTTATGATGAGATCATCAACTTTACTGTCTCTAGGATTGCCACCAGACCACACGCACCGTCAGAATCTGGGTTGATATCAACCATGTTAAACTCTGCCTGATTATGCAACAGAAGCCCTACCATAATATGCAATTCCATCATTCAAGCAGTCAAAAACAGATCTGCTATTGCTATATGAGCCAGTCAATCAGAACTCAGAACTATGAATtttctcaatatatatatagagaaggAAACTCCATTGGGCATTAACCAGCAGGCAACATTAAAAGAGTAATGGGGGCGCAGATAGCAAGCACTGGAAACTCCCCTACCTATACCATTCACcaccaaacaaaacaaaatactaATAGGGCTCATGAAGCTCAACATGGAGAAGAAACCAAATTCAGAGCGTTTCTGAATCGGAATCGCGATAAGAGGACTCCGCCCGagatcctccgccgccgctccttcccccCGACCTCCTCCGAGCAGcaagctcccgccgccggcagTCACAGTCTCAGAGTCCCAAGCTCCACACTAGGATCGACGCATCGCGTGCAGTAATAGAGATGAGAGAGCCATCAGAGACGAGCGCGCTTACCTGATTCCAACCGAGGATACTCCAGGCCGAAGagagcgccgccgctctcgcgcACCCaaccgcggccgccggcgacctacCCGATTGCGCCCGCGACGACGAGCAGGGGAGAAGGGGGAAGACGACGGGGAGCGATTGCCTCTCTTCTCGTCGCCTCTGCAGCTTCTGTTCATCTCGATGCCTTCCTTGTCTCTCGCCCTCTTCTAGACTTCTACATGTTGGTTGGTTTGTTGGCCCAGCTCAGTATAGAGCACGGCCCACTTCCCAGGTTGGCCCATATTGGTAGATGAACAGCCCATACAAGGCCCAGTAATATATTTCCCAGGCTTGTGTCCGGTCAGATGTCACTGTGTTGCTCTGTTTTCTTTGTTGTTACATGGCACATCATCCCAGTGCAATTTAATCAAAATGAATCAAATTCTTCGTCCACAATGaagatatataaattatttccaTATTTTAAAGCTGAGATTCGAGTATTCGTCGGTCCATCTGTAAGTTCCAATCATGGACACCGAATATCGCAGGGTtaatcatcagttcatcatgGAGGGGCCCACTCGTCAACCACAGGAGGAAAACTTAACAAAATACAAAGCCGCGGGAACGGGGTGAAGTGAAACATGTCACGTCTTCAAATGTCAACCTCACGGATAGCTGcttagcagtagcagcagcatcgCCTCCAGCTAGCTCTGATCATTTGATTCTCTCGTCCTAATCCACATTTTGTGCTGCCGATTAACCACAGGAAAGTGAGCTTTGCTTGCACCACAAAACCTGCAAATTGAACTATATTCGAAGCTTAGCTAGGTGACTGATTCTTGCTGCGATTCGATGTCCATGGCGTCCATAATCATCCTGGCCGTCGTGTTCGTCCTCGACGTCCTCGCCTTCGTCCTCGCCATCGGCGCCGAGAAA is part of the Oryza glaberrima chromosome 4, OglaRS2, whole genome shotgun sequence genome and encodes:
- the LOC127772285 gene encoding uncharacterized protein LOC127772285 isoform X1; protein product: MFIPELDNRSDPQEPSRNPGIWQCTICEHGNDAKKISCEQCGVLRYFSLYFNNALEVDGRAKRRDKHYAVSVLARTLFSPSSAKSKDVVLSGGFKASRNATGSTRATLDALHKTYMTRKERHINIVPFKFDTPSPDDVVATGLKSSRSFRKVDTDAPHVTEKRVMDNDSSTPEKDTTADSNLPVKSNEFGESSESVSVGSQNETLCLDHELQHLSLERKSQKSKANIKKPVSSSLYKPEPWMLQHEDEGIPRQLNLAIVGHVDSGKSTLCGRLLHALGRISKKQMHKYEKEAKEKGKGSFAYAWAMDESADERERGITMTVGVAYFDTKNYHVVLLDSPGHKDFVPNMISGATQSDAAILVIDASIGSFEAGMGINGIGQTKEHSQLVRSFGVDNLIVVVNKMDSVEYSKERFNFIKSQLGAFLRSCGYKDSAVAWVPISAMENENLMTTASDTRLSSWYDGNCLLKAIDTLPPPSRDVSKPLRLPICDVFSSHKLGQVAIGGKVEVGATRSGSKILVMPFGELAVVKTIERNSSSCNLARAGDNVAIGLQGIDPSHVMPGGVICHPDYPVSVASCLELKILVLDITVPILVGLQFELHIHHAKVSASMVKILSLLEQKTGKASKKIPRFLTSRQTAVIEVKLEKEVCVEEFSNLKALGRVFLRSQGNTIAVGIVSRVREQA
- the LOC127772285 gene encoding uncharacterized protein LOC127772285 isoform X2, translated to MFIPELDNRSDPQEPSRNPGIWQCTICEHGNDAKKISCEQCGVLRYFSLYFNNALEVDGRAKRRDKHYAVSVLARTLFSPSSAKSKDVVLSGGFKASRNATGSTRATLDALHKTYMTRKERHINIVPFKFDTPSPDDVVATGLKSSRSFRKDAPHVTEKRVMDNDSSTPEKDTTADSNLPVKSNEFGESSESVSVGSQNETLCLDHELQHLSLERKSQKSKANIKKPVSSSLYKPEPWMLQHEDEGIPRQLNLAIVGHVDSGKSTLCGRLLHALGRISKKQMHKYEKEAKEKGKGSFAYAWAMDESADERERGITMTVGVAYFDTKNYHVVLLDSPGHKDFVPNMISGATQSDAAILVIDASIGSFEAGMGINGIGQTKEHSQLVRSFGVDNLIVVVNKMDSVEYSKERFNFIKSQLGAFLRSCGYKDSAVAWVPISAMENENLMTTASDTRLSSWYDGNCLLKAIDTLPPPSRDVSKPLRLPICDVFSSHKLGQVAIGGKVEVGATRSGSKILVMPFGELAVVKTIERNSSSCNLARAGDNVAIGLQGIDPSHVMPGGVICHPDYPVSVASCLELKILVLDITVPILVGLQFELHIHHAKVSASMVKILSLLEQKTGKASKKIPRFLTSRQTAVIEVKLEKEVCVEEFSNLKALGRVFLRSQGNTIAVGIVSRVREQA